The following are encoded in a window of Desulfarculaceae bacterium genomic DNA:
- a CDS encoding aminopeptidase, whose protein sequence is MAKLTKKQYKKLSDQLMPEKKSVWDQADAAQRKEIMKLGERYKEFLDAAKTERMAVKTILARARGKGFKMYKPGIKAKRLAFNYKGKVVALAVLGRRSPVSGMRLLGSHIDAPRLDLKMIPLYEDQELVFLKTHYYGGIKKYQWLARPLAIHGVVCTSAGKSVEVHIGDAEDDPVFTVLDLLPHLSRQVQESKKLGDAVEAERMNLLIGALPLDADGGKARVKLAVLKLLNDKYGFSEPDLVSAELELVPAGKARDVGLDRALVGGYGQDDRSSAFASLEAILSLKNPAMTSVAIFLDKEEIGSEGATGAQSRFLELLTSSLLEAAGESASYQQVFHALAASQMLSADVNAAYDPDYPEVHDKRNAAFLGYGVCLTKYTGHGGKYGASDADAEYVAWLRKVWDDAKVAWQPAGMGRVDQGGGGTIAKHMAVYGMDIIDVGPSMLAMHSPFEISSKADMLSSVMAYQAFYEAAPVPASAGRTL, encoded by the coding sequence ATGGCCAAACTGACCAAGAAGCAATACAAGAAGCTCAGCGACCAGCTCATGCCCGAAAAGAAGAGCGTGTGGGATCAGGCCGACGCCGCCCAGCGCAAGGAAATCATGAAGCTGGGCGAGCGCTACAAGGAGTTCCTGGACGCGGCCAAGACCGAGCGCATGGCGGTCAAGACCATCCTGGCCCGGGCCCGGGGCAAGGGCTTCAAGATGTACAAGCCGGGCATCAAGGCCAAGCGCCTGGCCTTCAACTACAAGGGCAAGGTGGTGGCCCTGGCTGTGTTGGGCCGCCGCTCCCCGGTCTCGGGCATGCGCCTGCTGGGCTCGCATATCGACGCGCCCCGTTTGGACCTGAAGATGATCCCCCTGTACGAGGACCAGGAGCTGGTGTTCTTGAAGACCCACTACTACGGGGGCATCAAGAAGTACCAGTGGCTGGCCCGGCCCTTGGCCATCCACGGCGTGGTCTGCACCAGCGCGGGCAAGAGCGTGGAGGTGCACATCGGCGACGCTGAGGACGACCCCGTGTTCACCGTGCTGGACCTGCTGCCCCACCTGAGCCGTCAGGTGCAGGAGTCCAAGAAGCTGGGCGACGCGGTGGAGGCCGAGCGCATGAACCTGCTCATCGGTGCGCTGCCCCTGGACGCGGACGGTGGCAAGGCGCGGGTCAAGCTGGCCGTCTTGAAGCTACTCAACGACAAGTACGGCTTCAGCGAGCCGGATCTGGTGAGCGCCGAGCTGGAGCTGGTGCCCGCGGGCAAGGCACGCGACGTGGGTCTGGACCGCGCCCTGGTGGGCGGCTACGGCCAGGACGACCGCTCCAGCGCCTTCGCCTCTTTGGAGGCCATCCTGTCGCTCAAGAACCCGGCCATGACCAGCGTGGCCATCTTTCTGGACAAGGAGGAGATCGGCTCCGAGGGCGCCACCGGAGCCCAGAGCCGCTTCCTGGAGCTCTTGACCTCTTCCCTGCTGGAGGCCGCCGGCGAGTCCGCGTCCTATCAGCAGGTGTTCCACGCCCTGGCCGCCAGCCAGATGCTCTCGGCCGACGTGAACGCGGCCTATGACCCCGACTACCCCGAGGTGCACGACAAGCGCAACGCCGCCTTCCTGGGCTACGGCGTGTGCCTGACCAAGTACACCGGCCACGGCGGCAAGTACGGGGCCAGCGACGCGGACGCGGAGTACGTGGCCTGGCTGCGCAAGGTATGGGACGACGCCAAGGTGGCCTGGCAACCGGCGGGCATGGGCCGGGTGGACCAGGGCGGCGGCGGCACCATCGCCAAGCACATGGCGGTTTACGGCATGGACATCATCGACGTGGGACCCTCCATGCTGGCCATGCACTCGCCCTTTGAGATCAGCTCCAAGGCGGACATGCTCTCCTCGGTTATGGCCTACCAGGCCTTTTACGAGGCCGCGCCCGTGCCCGCCAGCGCGGGACGCACCCTGTGA
- a CDS encoding DUF4019 domain-containing protein: MPLQLIVMRRTITIALAAGLLLMAALTALAAAPDNGKAAAEKAALAWLALVDQADWAGSYKTAHANLTSTTDRAAWDYRLKELRGDLGDIKGRKLVKAEYSGDRPNPPARPYWAFTFATRTQKVGTVEESLTCRPGLGGAWQVSGYFIDLKL; this comes from the coding sequence ATGCCATTACAATTAATCGTTATGCGCCGGACGATCACCATAGCCTTGGCAGCGGGGTTGCTCTTGATGGCGGCCCTGACCGCCCTGGCCGCCGCTCCGGACAATGGCAAGGCCGCGGCAGAGAAAGCGGCGCTGGCCTGGCTGGCCCTGGTGGACCAAGCCGACTGGGCGGGATCGTACAAGACCGCCCACGCCAACCTGACCTCCACCACCGACCGCGCGGCCTGGGACTATCGCCTCAAGGAGCTGCGCGGCGATCTGGGGGACATCAAGGGGCGCAAGCTGGTCAAGGCCGAGTATTCCGGCGACCGGCCCAACCCGCCCGCGCGGCCTTACTGGGCCTTCACCTTTGCCACCCGCACCCAGAAGGTGGGCACCGTGGAAGAGAGCCTCACCTGCCGTCCGGGCCTTGGCGGCGCCTGGCAAGTGAGCGGCTATTTCATAGACTTGAAGTTGTAA
- a CDS encoding TlyA family RNA methyltransferase, which produces MAKGRRLDQELVARGLAPSRSKAQALILAGLVRIDGQPATKAGQPVEPQHNLEVAGPEHPYVSRGGVKLAGALDHFGLEVAGLCCLDVGASTGGFTDCLLQRGAASVVAVDVGYGQMAWKLRQDPRVTCIERTNARKLAEDMAPGPFGLIVVDVSFISLTLVLPKLAPRLGPGGWLLPMVKPQFEAGREAVGAGGVVRDPRDQQAAVDKVSQCLASLSLRVQGAAPSPIQGPKGNQEYFLLARKPVE; this is translated from the coding sequence GTGGCCAAGGGCCGCCGCCTGGACCAGGAGCTGGTGGCCCGGGGCCTGGCCCCCAGCCGCAGCAAGGCCCAGGCCCTCATCCTGGCGGGTCTGGTGCGCATAGACGGCCAGCCCGCGACCAAGGCCGGGCAGCCGGTGGAACCCCAGCACAATCTGGAAGTGGCGGGTCCGGAGCACCCCTATGTTTCGCGCGGAGGGGTGAAACTGGCCGGGGCCTTGGACCACTTCGGCCTGGAGGTGGCGGGGCTCTGCTGCCTGGACGTGGGCGCTTCCACCGGCGGCTTTACCGACTGCCTCTTGCAACGGGGCGCGGCCTCGGTGGTGGCCGTGGACGTGGGCTACGGCCAGATGGCCTGGAAGCTCCGCCAGGACCCCCGCGTCACTTGCATCGAGCGCACCAACGCGCGCAAGCTAGCCGAGGATATGGCTCCCGGCCCCTTCGGCCTCATCGTGGTGGACGTGAGCTTCATCAGCCTCACCCTGGTGCTGCCCAAGCTGGCCCCCCGCCTGGGGCCGGGCGGCTGGCTGCTGCCCATGGTCAAGCCCCAGTTCGAGGCGGGCCGCGAGGCCGTGGGCGCGGGCGGAGTGGTGCGCGATCCACGGGACCAACAGGCCGCGGTAGACAAGGTGAGCCAGTGTCTGGCGTCGCTGAGCCTGAGGGTGCAAGGAGCCGCGCCCAGCCCCATCCAGGGGCCCAAGGGCAATCAGGAGTATTTTCTCCTGGCCCGCAAACCCGTGGAATAG
- the dxs gene encoding 1-deoxy-D-xylulose-5-phosphate synthase: MVPNLPATKNLLPSINSPADLKDLNLRELETLARELRQEIIGTVEKTGGHLAPSLGVVELTLALHYVFDLPKDKIVWDVGHQTYAHKLLTGRRTDFQTLRKLGGLSGFPKRAESPYDSFDTGHSSTSISAALGMAVGERLKGGDGRVVAVIGDGSLTAGLAYEGLNQAGGMDEDLIVVLNDNGMSIAPNVGALSKFMSRTLSGRAYQTFRKELERMLGALPGIGKDLLDIARRSEESFKTFYTPGMLFEAFKFNYVGPIDGHNIERLIETLKNVKPLQGPQLVHVITKKGKGHASAEANPAHYHGVGAKAPVAKKSTSTPAASYTEVFGQTMVELAKDRPQMVAITAAMPEGTGLLPFAEAYPDRFVDVGIAEQHAVTFAGGLAVQGFHPVVAIYSTFMQRAFDQLVHDVCLMNLPVVFALDRGGIVGEDGATHQGVLDLSFLRCVPNLSILSPADEDELRHMLLTAVERQAPVALRYPRGKGRGVPHGGPLKALPWGKAELRRAGKDVALIGIGVGVGAAEDAAEQLVQEGVEAAVLNARFAKPLDEEAICELAAASGRVVTVEENEAAGGFGSAVLELLSRRGLAGVRVKVVALNDVFVEHGTQSELRRIYEVDCISVAAAARELLD; this comes from the coding sequence ATTGTGCCCAATCTGCCCGCCACAAAAAACCTGCTGCCGAGCATCAACTCCCCGGCGGACCTCAAGGATCTGAACCTCCGGGAGCTGGAGACCCTGGCCCGCGAGTTGCGCCAGGAGATCATCGGCACGGTGGAAAAGACCGGCGGCCACCTGGCGCCCAGCCTGGGGGTGGTGGAACTGACCCTGGCCCTGCACTACGTCTTCGACCTGCCCAAGGATAAGATCGTGTGGGACGTGGGGCACCAGACCTATGCCCACAAGCTCCTCACCGGACGCCGGACCGATTTCCAGACCTTGCGCAAGCTGGGCGGCCTCTCCGGCTTCCCCAAGCGGGCCGAGAGCCCCTACGACAGCTTTGACACCGGCCATTCCTCCACCAGCATCAGCGCGGCCTTGGGCATGGCCGTGGGCGAGCGCCTCAAGGGCGGCGACGGCCGGGTGGTGGCGGTAATCGGCGACGGGTCGCTCACCGCCGGGCTGGCCTACGAGGGGCTCAACCAGGCGGGCGGCATGGACGAGGACCTGATCGTGGTCCTGAACGACAACGGCATGTCCATCGCCCCCAACGTGGGCGCGCTCTCCAAGTTCATGTCGCGCACCCTCTCGGGCCGGGCCTACCAGACCTTCCGCAAGGAGCTGGAGCGCATGTTGGGAGCCCTGCCGGGCATCGGCAAGGATCTGCTGGACATCGCGCGGCGCTCCGAGGAATCCTTCAAGACCTTCTACACCCCGGGGATGCTCTTCGAGGCCTTCAAGTTCAATTACGTGGGACCCATAGACGGGCACAACATCGAACGGCTCATCGAGACACTCAAGAACGTGAAGCCCCTGCAAGGGCCCCAGCTGGTGCACGTGATCACCAAAAAGGGCAAGGGCCACGCCTCGGCCGAGGCCAACCCGGCCCATTACCACGGGGTGGGGGCCAAGGCTCCTGTGGCCAAGAAGAGCACCTCCACTCCGGCGGCCAGCTACACCGAGGTGTTCGGCCAGACCATGGTGGAGCTGGCCAAGGACCGGCCCCAGATGGTGGCCATCACCGCGGCCATGCCCGAGGGCACCGGCCTCTTGCCCTTTGCCGAGGCCTACCCCGACCGCTTCGTGGACGTGGGCATCGCCGAGCAGCACGCGGTCACTTTTGCCGGCGGGCTGGCGGTGCAGGGCTTCCATCCGGTGGTGGCCATCTATTCCACCTTCATGCAGCGCGCCTTTGACCAACTGGTGCACGACGTCTGCCTGATGAACCTGCCGGTGGTCTTTGCCCTGGACCGGGGAGGCATCGTGGGCGAGGACGGAGCCACCCACCAGGGCGTCTTGGACCTTAGCTTCCTGCGCTGCGTGCCCAACCTGAGCATCCTCAGCCCGGCCGACGAGGACGAGCTCCGCCACATGCTGCTCACCGCCGTCGAGCGCCAGGCCCCGGTGGCCCTGCGCTATCCCCGGGGCAAGGGCCGGGGCGTGCCCCACGGCGGCCCGCTCAAGGCGCTGCCCTGGGGCAAGGCCGAGCTGCGGCGCGCGGGCAAGGACGTGGCTCTGATCGGCATCGGGGTGGGCGTGGGCGCGGCCGAAGACGCGGCCGAGCAACTGGTCCAGGAGGGCGTCGAGGCGGCGGTCTTGAACGCGCGTTTTGCCAAGCCCCTGGACGAAGAGGCCATCTGTGAGCTGGCCGCGGCCAGCGGCCGGGTGGTCACCGTGGAGGAGAACGAGGCCGCCGGCGGCTTCGGCTCGGCGGTGCTGGAGCTTCTGTCCCGGCGCGGGCTGGCCGGGGTGCGGGTCAAGGTGGTGGCCCTGAACGACGTCTTCGTGGAGCACGGCACCCAGAGCGAGCTTCGCCGCATCTACGAGGTGGACTGCATCTCCGTGGCCGCCGCGGCCCGCGAACTGCTGGACTAG
- a CDS encoding polyprenyl synthetase family protein, which translates to MRLKDYLSSRRQNVDAALERLLPADEAGGPILESMRYSLFAGGKRLRPILCLAGAEAVGGDPNQAMYCACALEMVHTYSLIHDDLPAMDDDEFRRGVPTNHMVYGEGMAVLAGDGLLTQAAVLLCDPEETKGLDPVRVLRAARVVLTAAGYLGMVGGQAVDLASEKLKPDLATVQYMHAMKTGALLTASVEAGAILAGGDDDQVGKLMRYGRRIGLAFQIADDLLDLEGDPAKLGKAVGADQAHGKMTYPAVVGTPQARAMGQELVDEAAAIAESLGDCAHPLALIARYIMERTY; encoded by the coding sequence TTGCGCCTCAAGGATTACCTGAGCTCGCGCCGCCAGAACGTGGACGCCGCCCTGGAGCGCCTGCTGCCCGCCGACGAGGCGGGCGGCCCCATCCTGGAGTCCATGCGCTACAGCCTCTTCGCAGGGGGCAAGCGCCTGCGGCCCATCCTGTGCCTGGCCGGGGCCGAGGCGGTGGGTGGCGATCCCAACCAGGCCATGTACTGCGCCTGCGCCCTGGAAATGGTCCACACCTATTCCCTGATCCATGACGACCTGCCCGCCATGGACGACGACGAGTTTAGGCGCGGCGTGCCCACCAACCACATGGTCTACGGCGAGGGCATGGCGGTGCTGGCCGGCGACGGCCTCCTGACCCAGGCGGCGGTGCTGCTCTGCGACCCCGAGGAGACCAAGGGCCTGGACCCGGTCCGGGTGCTTCGGGCGGCTCGGGTGGTGCTCACCGCTGCGGGCTATCTGGGCATGGTGGGCGGCCAGGCGGTGGACCTGGCCAGCGAGAAGCTCAAGCCGGACCTGGCCACGGTGCAGTACATGCACGCCATGAAGACCGGCGCGCTGCTCACCGCCTCGGTGGAGGCGGGGGCCATCCTGGCCGGGGGCGATGATGATCAGGTGGGCAAGCTCATGCGCTACGGACGGCGCATCGGCCTGGCCTTCCAGATCGCCGACGACCTCCTGGACCTGGAGGGCGACCCCGCCAAGCTGGGCAAGGCGGTGGGAGCGGACCAGGCCCATGGCAAGATGACCTACCCCGCGGTGGTGGGCACCCCCCAGGCCCGGGCCATGGGCCAGGAACTGGTGGACGAGGCCGCGGCCATCGCCGAGAGCCTGGGCGATTGCGCCCACCCCTTGGCCCTCATCGCCCGCTATATCATGGAGCGTACTTACTAG
- a CDS encoding exodeoxyribonuclease VII small subunit, whose product MAKAKQEPGFEKSLERLEEIVDQLEEGELELEQSLALFEEGVKLAQTCNQRLDEAEKKVALLLKNSEGALSEAPFEPDEED is encoded by the coding sequence ATGGCCAAAGCCAAGCAGGAGCCGGGTTTCGAAAAGTCCCTGGAGCGGCTGGAAGAGATCGTGGACCAGCTGGAGGAGGGCGAGCTGGAGCTGGAGCAGTCCCTGGCCCTTTTCGAGGAAGGGGTCAAGCTGGCCCAGACCTGCAACCAGCGCCTGGACGAGGCCGAGAAAAAGGTGGCCCTCTTGCTGAAAAACAGCGAGGGCGCCCTGAGCGAGGCCCCCTTTGAGCCGGATGAGGAGGACTAG
- a CDS encoding M23 family metallopeptidase has product MKRYLTAILTLALLLCLGLPAWAATLQVEPSRLALGQPALLRVCLEGSPKHLRAEFKGRTMALAKGKDGCWYGALGVDLQDKAGKAIVRIKADGKQVAAAKLTLYRRDRGIRRLKVDPKYLTLSPQALARYKKDRAAMQKVFTSFTPEGYWQEAFILPLNSKVVSLFGRRSFVNGHERSPHGGVDLRGATGTPVPAAADGTVALVRDAYFSGNTILIDHGRGVITRYLHLSAALVKPGQKVKKGEIIGKVGATGKVTGPHLDFGVKLAGARVDPQEWIALSRELSARLGE; this is encoded by the coding sequence ATGAAACGGTATTTGACAGCCATCTTGACCTTGGCGCTCCTGCTCTGCCTGGGCCTGCCCGCCTGGGCGGCCACCTTGCAGGTGGAGCCCTCCCGCCTGGCCCTGGGCCAGCCTGCCTTGCTTCGGGTGTGCCTGGAAGGCTCGCCCAAGCATCTGCGGGCCGAGTTCAAGGGCCGCACCATGGCCCTGGCCAAGGGCAAGGACGGTTGCTGGTACGGGGCCCTGGGCGTGGATTTGCAAGACAAGGCCGGGAAGGCCATCGTGCGCATCAAGGCCGACGGCAAGCAGGTGGCTGCGGCCAAGCTGACCCTCTACCGCCGCGACCGGGGCATCCGCCGCCTCAAGGTGGACCCCAAGTACCTGACCCTGAGCCCCCAGGCCCTGGCCCGCTACAAGAAAGACCGCGCGGCCATGCAAAAGGTCTTCACCTCCTTCACCCCTGAGGGCTACTGGCAAGAGGCCTTCATCCTGCCGCTCAACAGCAAGGTGGTGAGCCTCTTTGGGCGGCGCAGCTTTGTAAACGGCCATGAGCGCAGCCCTCACGGCGGGGTGGATCTGCGCGGGGCCACCGGCACCCCGGTCCCGGCGGCGGCCGACGGCACCGTGGCCCTGGTGCGCGACGCCTACTTCAGCGGCAACACGATTCTCATAGATCACGGCCGTGGGGTCATCACCCGCTACCTGCACCTTTCCGCCGCCCTGGTCAAGCCGGGGCAAAAGGTGAAAAAGGGCGAGATAATAGGTAAAGTTGGAGCCACCGGCAAGGTCACCGGGCCGCATCTGGATTTCGGGGTCAAGCTGGCCGGGGCCCGGGTGGACCCCCAGGAGTGGATCGCGCTGAGCCGAGAGCTTTCGGCGCGCTTGGGAGAATGA
- the xseA gene encoding exodeoxyribonuclease VII large subunit, which produces MELFTRREILSVGQLVGRLKRITEEAFDFVWVEGEISGLRTPASGHMYFALKDEQASLRAVLFKHQASLLRFALEEGLQVLCQGRVSVYQPRGEVQLVVDSVEPRGAGALALAFEQLRKRLEAEGLFDESRKQALPELPSRVAVVTSPSGAAIRDFLNVLHRRDSKVAVAVYPVRVQGFNAAPQMIEALQDLAAWGWPQVIVLTRGGGSPEDLQAFNDEHLARAISACPIPVVSAVGHEIDVSISDLVADLRAPTPSAAAELLVKNRAELEESLKRLSLRLGRAGGRMLARRRAELSHLARALGDPTRRLADKRLRVDDLLSRAGHALQSGLHQRGRAVGKLYERALAARPDKRLAETRARQRELALRLAVAGAESINTPRQGVARLEARLRALSPLAVLGRGYALATDSEGRVLRRAGDTAKGKKITVRLGEGALRAKVEDILE; this is translated from the coding sequence TTGGAACTATTCACCCGGCGCGAGATCCTCAGTGTGGGCCAGTTGGTGGGGCGCCTCAAGCGCATCACCGAGGAGGCCTTTGATTTCGTGTGGGTGGAGGGCGAGATCAGCGGCCTGCGCACCCCGGCCAGCGGGCACATGTACTTCGCGCTCAAGGACGAACAGGCCTCGCTCAGGGCGGTGCTGTTCAAGCACCAGGCCTCGCTGCTGCGCTTCGCCTTGGAGGAGGGCCTTCAGGTGCTCTGTCAGGGGCGGGTCAGCGTGTACCAGCCCCGGGGCGAGGTGCAGCTGGTGGTGGACTCGGTGGAGCCGCGCGGGGCCGGGGCCCTGGCCCTGGCCTTTGAGCAGCTGCGCAAGCGCCTGGAGGCCGAGGGACTCTTTGACGAGTCCCGCAAGCAGGCCCTGCCCGAGCTGCCCTCCCGGGTGGCGGTGGTCACCAGCCCCAGCGGCGCGGCCATCCGCGACTTTCTCAACGTATTGCACCGCCGCGACTCCAAGGTGGCGGTGGCGGTTTATCCGGTGCGGGTGCAGGGCTTCAACGCCGCGCCCCAGATGATCGAGGCCTTGCAAGACCTGGCCGCGTGGGGCTGGCCTCAGGTGATCGTGCTCACCCGGGGCGGAGGCTCGCCCGAGGACTTGCAGGCCTTCAATGACGAGCACCTGGCCCGGGCCATCTCCGCTTGCCCCATCCCGGTGGTCTCGGCCGTGGGCCACGAGATCGACGTGAGCATCAGCGATCTGGTGGCCGATCTGCGCGCGCCCACCCCTTCGGCGGCGGCCGAGCTGCTGGTCAAGAACCGGGCCGAGCTGGAAGAGAGCCTCAAGCGCCTGTCCCTGCGCCTGGGCCGGGCAGGCGGGCGCATGTTGGCCCGCCGCCGGGCCGAGCTGAGCCATCTGGCCCGCGCCCTGGGCGACCCAACCCGCCGCCTGGCCGACAAGCGCCTCCGGGTGGATGATTTGCTTTCGCGGGCAGGCCACGCCCTGCAATCCGGCCTGCACCAGCGGGGCCGCGCGGTGGGCAAGCTCTATGAGCGGGCCCTGGCCGCCCGGCCGGATAAGCGCCTGGCCGAGACCCGCGCCCGCCAGCGTGAGCTGGCTCTGCGCCTGGCCGTGGCCGGAGCCGAGAGCATCAACACCCCGCGCCAGGGAGTGGCCCGCTTGGAGGCCCGCCTCCGGGCCCTGAGCCCCCTGGCCGTGTTGGGCCGGGGCTATGCCCTGGCCACGGACAGCGAGGGCCGGGTGTTGCGCCGCGCGGGAGACACGGCCAAGGGCAAGAAAATCACCGTGCGCCTGGGCGAGGGCGCGCTGAGGGCCAAGGTGGAGGACATCCTGGAATGA
- a CDS encoding zinc dependent phospholipase C family protein, whose protein sequence is MSWIAPKLRILCLALILLGLAAPASALGPFSHFTFCRQLWPVVGPEIGPDPAQRARLWPHFLAGAIALDAGYYPGAESALSYSIHLIKPWELTRAMLDLARTPQEQAFALGWLSHAFLDIRAHRDLVNVFTMGPFSEHKLAHKQFEWGLDAWLLSRPEGAWLWSAPLAWDEDLGLWQKALARVYGRQVPRAVLATAMQAHYKEVKRLPYVFWLSGQLERPGRWAGNALGWVLGHSARPLYVWWLAWRYSDMDVRAVLSVHRATSKDRAGLWRMMELTRRDMGRVFGGDPWPKSSLDADVNCATGQCPEAKKAKAWLESLPAAKP, encoded by the coding sequence TTGTCTTGGATCGCGCCTAAGCTGCGAATCCTGTGCCTGGCCCTCATTCTGCTGGGCCTGGCCGCTCCGGCCTCCGCCCTGGGGCCTTTCAGCCACTTCACCTTCTGCCGCCAGCTCTGGCCGGTTGTCGGGCCGGAGATCGGCCCGGACCCTGCCCAGCGCGCCCGGCTCTGGCCCCACTTCCTGGCCGGGGCCATTGCTCTGGACGCGGGCTACTACCCCGGCGCGGAGAGCGCCCTGTCCTACAGCATCCACCTGATCAAGCCCTGGGAGCTGACCAGGGCCATGCTGGATCTGGCCCGAACGCCCCAAGAGCAGGCCTTTGCCCTGGGCTGGCTCTCCCACGCCTTTTTGGACATCCGGGCCCACCGCGACCTGGTCAACGTGTTCACCATGGGGCCTTTCTCCGAGCACAAGCTGGCCCACAAGCAGTTCGAATGGGGCCTGGACGCCTGGCTGCTCTCGCGGCCCGAGGGCGCCTGGTTGTGGTCCGCGCCCCTGGCCTGGGATGAAGACCTGGGCCTGTGGCAAAAGGCGCTGGCCCGGGTGTACGGCCGCCAGGTGCCCCGCGCGGTGCTGGCCACGGCCATGCAGGCGCACTACAAAGAGGTCAAACGCCTGCCTTACGTGTTCTGGCTCTCGGGCCAGCTTGAGCGGCCGGGCCGCTGGGCGGGCAATGCCCTGGGCTGGGTTTTGGGCCACAGCGCCCGGCCCTTGTACGTGTGGTGGCTAGCCTGGCGGTACAGCGACATGGACGTGCGGGCGGTGCTCAGCGTGCACCGCGCGACCTCCAAGGACAGGGCGGGCCTCTGGCGCATGATGGAGCTGACCAGGCGAGATATGGGCCGGGTGTTCGGCGGTGATCCCTGGCCCAAGAGCAGCCTGGACGCGGACGTTAACTGCGCCACCGGCCAGTGCCCGGAGGCCAAAAAGGCCAAGGCCTGGCTGGAATCCCTGCCCGCGGCCAAGCCCTAG
- a CDS encoding TRAM domain-containing protein yields MSLENEMQRDQELVLEIEELASGGDGLAHGPDGRVVFVPGALGGERVRARLQQVKKDFARAELLEVEQASPDRVEPECPLYGRCGGCQLQHLAYPAQVRAKAAWVRRALSRLGDLPAVEEVASPSPWGWRHRVRLALSPQGPGFYAAGSNRVVPVEHCPVAAREVNLLLSGLAEVMTGSGGEHVSWLELLAGEGRGFVTCGLDAKRPFSNRWRKELRSLCRRAGATATRLHYQGLEPWERGPEEGVDYYRQDDLTLSAYPGEFCQANFGANELLINLVLEAAAGAPLGDTLELYAGGGNFTLPLAQAGRTVLAVEGDPDSHQSAEHLAEREGLAGLVEQHQAEASEATASLAAQGEKFALALLDPPRTGAKEVMPFLVNLGPSRIVYISCHPAALARDAAVLLAAGYAMTRLWTVDLFPHTGHTEAVLVLDRA; encoded by the coding sequence TTGTCCTTGGAAAACGAAATGCAACGCGACCAGGAGTTAGTCCTGGAGATCGAGGAACTGGCCTCAGGCGGCGACGGCCTGGCCCATGGCCCGGACGGCCGGGTGGTGTTCGTGCCCGGCGCCCTGGGCGGCGAGCGGGTGCGCGCCCGTTTGCAGCAGGTCAAAAAGGACTTTGCCCGGGCCGAGCTGTTGGAGGTGGAGCAGGCCTCGCCCGACCGGGTGGAGCCCGAATGCCCCCTGTATGGCCGTTGCGGCGGCTGCCAGCTCCAGCATCTGGCCTATCCCGCCCAGGTGCGCGCCAAAGCCGCCTGGGTGCGCCGGGCGTTGTCGCGCCTGGGCGACCTGCCTGCAGTGGAGGAGGTGGCCTCGCCCAGCCCTTGGGGCTGGCGGCACCGGGTGCGCCTGGCCCTGAGTCCCCAAGGCCCCGGCTTCTACGCGGCGGGCAGCAACCGGGTGGTGCCGGTGGAGCACTGCCCCGTGGCCGCCAGGGAGGTCAACCTGCTGCTCTCGGGCCTGGCCGAGGTAATGACCGGCAGCGGCGGCGAGCATGTCTCCTGGCTGGAGCTTCTGGCCGGGGAGGGGCGCGGCTTCGTCACCTGCGGCCTGGACGCCAAGCGGCCCTTTTCCAACCGCTGGCGCAAGGAGCTTCGCTCCCTGTGCCGCCGGGCCGGAGCCACGGCCACCCGTTTGCACTACCAGGGCCTGGAGCCCTGGGAGCGGGGTCCGGAAGAGGGCGTGGATTACTATCGCCAAGACGACCTGACGCTCAGCGCCTATCCCGGCGAGTTCTGCCAGGCCAACTTCGGGGCCAATGAGCTGCTGATAAACCTGGTGCTGGAGGCGGCGGCGGGCGCGCCCCTCGGCGACACCTTGGAGCTCTACGCGGGCGGGGGTAACTTCACCCTGCCCCTGGCCCAGGCGGGGCGCACCGTGCTGGCCGTGGAGGGCGACCCGGACAGCCACCAGAGCGCCGAGCATCTGGCCGAACGCGAGGGCCTGGCCGGGCTCGTCGAGCAGCACCAGGCCGAGGCCTCCGAGGCCACGGCCAGCCTGGCCGCCCAGGGCGAGAAGTTCGCTCTGGCTCTCTTGGACCCGCCGCGCACCGGGGCCAAGGAGGTGATGCCCTTCCTGGTCAACCTGGGCCCGTCGCGCATCGTGTACATCTCCTGCCACCCGGCGGCCCTGGCCCGCGACGCGGCGGTGCTCCTGGCGGCGGGCTATGCCATGACCCGGCTGTGGACCGTGGACCTTTTCCCCCACACCGGGCACACGGAGGCGGTGCTTGTCTTGGATCGCGCCTAA
- a CDS encoding PaaI family thioesterase — translation MSDEAVERIWKRVEKEKYPKLLGIEVLEIEPGRARVAMTFSEDLTNIYGMLHGGAVFSLLDEAFQLACNAHGSIAVALSLNIYYLTTADPGARLFAECREINATRKTALYDAEVWQEDGKKIASGQAQAYRVGRPLPFDEEGNLVE, via the coding sequence ATGAGCGACGAGGCGGTGGAGCGCATCTGGAAGCGAGTCGAAAAAGAGAAGTACCCCAAGCTTTTGGGCATTGAGGTCTTGGAGATAGAACCGGGCCGCGCCCGGGTGGCCATGACCTTTAGCGAGGATTTGACCAACATCTACGGCATGTTGCACGGTGGGGCTGTTTTCTCGCTCCTGGACGAGGCCTTCCAGCTGGCCTGCAACGCCCACGGCTCCATCGCCGTGGCCCTGTCGCTGAACATCTATTACCTCACCACCGCCGACCCCGGCGCGCGCCTGTTCGCCGAATGCCGCGAGATCAACGCCACCCGCAAGACCGCGCTCTACGACGCCGAGGTCTGGCAGGAGGACGGCAAGAAGATCGCCAGCGGCCAGGCCCAGGCCTACCGGGTGGGACGGCCTTTGCCCTTTGACGAGGAGGGGAATCTGGTGGAGTGA